One window of Phycodurus eques isolate BA_2022a chromosome 8, UOR_Pequ_1.1, whole genome shotgun sequence genomic DNA carries:
- the faah gene encoding fatty-acid amide hydrolase 1 — MAHVKQFLAGLELDIRSTVALFAGAVACLVGGLVVLARAVDGHLDAGKKIQRARKLRDGSLEKAEKAVLHYKNLHPKMDSSLILSLSLAELTSKLQDGLLRPEDLFYSYMEKAIEVNKKLNCCTSILLESFEHLKTLDPNDRGLLYGVPVSIKENMAYKNYDSSCGVVVNLGRPAERDSVIVQVLKRQGAIPFVKTNISQSMLSYECSNVIYGPTVNPHNLQKTSGGSSGGEGALIGGGGSILGIGSDLGGSVRIPAAFCGICGFKPTVGRLSKLGTSTLCPGQKSVSTTAGPLAKDVDSLALCMQALLCDHMFALDPTVPPVPFNVQMYKSAKPLRIGYMESDGFTQPTPSMTRSLREVRALLEQAGHTLVPYNPLRIKDNFELTTKGVFADGGANLLQKLKGGPLDPSLKLQVYPFYLPCWLRKTLSFLMRPLSPRGSSLLKASTGVGSVSELWKQHSAVEDYIHETLAEWRRCNIDVLLCPMFGPAYNFFHCGRLPFPLFYTAIYNLLNFPAGVVPVSTVTAEDEEELRHYKGLFQDFWDKLFKKALSGGRGLPMAVQCVARPWQDELCLRFMKEVEELVKQSRMKRLQAD; from the exons ATGGCACATGTCAAACAGTTTCTCGCAGGGCTGGAGCTGGACATCCGGTCGACAGTCGCCCTTTTCGCCGGGGCTGTCGCCTGCCTCGTGGGGGGTCTGGTGGTGCTGGCCCGGGCGGTCGACGGCCACCTGGACGCTGGGAAGAAGATTCAGCGAGCCAGGAAGCTCAGAGATGGCAGCCTGGAGAAAGCCGAAAAGGCTGTACTTCACTACAAGAACTTG CATCCCAAGATGGACTCTTCTCTCATTTTGTCCTTGTCCCTTGCCGAGCTGACAAGTAAACTGCAGGATGGCTTGCTGAGACCCGAAGATCTGTTTTACTCCTACATGGAAAAG GCTATCGAAGTTAACAAAAAGTTGAACTGTTGCACCTCTATCTTGCTGGAGAGTTTTGAGCATCTGAAAACGCTGGACCCCAACGACCGAGGTCTCCTGTACGGCGTTCCGGTTAGCATCAAGGAGAACATGGCGTACAAG AACTACGACTCCTCCTGCGGCGTTGTCGTTAATCTGGGCCGGCCAGCTGAGAGGGACTCTGTGATTGTGCAAGTCCTGAAGAGGCAAGGCGCCATTCCATTTGTGAAAACCAACATCTCTCAAAGCATGTTAAG TTACGAATGCAGTAACGTCATCTATGGCCCGACGGTGAACCCCCACAACCTCCAAAAGACCAGCGGAGGATCTTCCGGCGGGGAGGGAGCTCTCATTGGCGGAGGAGGCTCCATACTTGGCATCGGCAGTGATCTCGGGGGCAGCGTCCGTATCCCCGCTGCATTCTGCGGGATTTGCGGCTTCAAACCAACAGTGGGGCGACTAAG CAAACTGGGTACGAGCACTCTTTGTCCGGGGCAAAAGTCAG TGTCGACAACAGCCGGGCCCTTGGCGAAAGATGTGGACAGCCTGGCTCTGTGTATGCAGGCGCTGCTCTGTGACCACATGTTTGCCCTGGATCCAACTGTCCCACCTGTACCTTTTAATGTGCAG ATGTATAAGAGCGCCAAGCCGCTGAGGATCGGCTACATGGAAAGCGACGGCTTCACGCAACCGACGCCTAGCATGACCCGAAGCCTCAGAGAAGTCAGAGCTTTGTTGGAGCAGGCGGGACATACC CTGGTGCCATACAATCCTCTGAGAATCAAGGACAATTTTGAGCTCACTACCAAAGGCGTCTTTGCAGATGGAGGGGCCAACCTGCTACAAAAACT GAAGGGGGGACCTCTTGATCCTTCTCTCAAACTTCAAGTGTACCCTTTCTATCTTCCGTGCTGGCTGAGGAAGACCCTCTCCTTCCTGATGAGGCCTCTG TCTCCTCGTGGTTCTTCCCTCCTCAAAGCCTCCACTGGAGTTGG ATCCGTTTCGGAGTTGTGGAAGCAGCACTCGGCTGTGGAG GACTACATTCACGAGACCTTGGCCGAATGGAGAAGGTGCAACATCGACGTGCTGCTCTGCCCCATGTTCGGACCCGCATACAACTTCTTTCACTGCGGCAGGCTTCCCT TTCCTTTGTTTTACACGGCAATCTACAATTTGCTCAACTTTCCTGCCGGCGTGGTTCCTGTTTCCACGGTGACGgcagaggatgaggaggaactGCGCCATTATAAAGGCTTGTTTCAGGACTTCTGGGACAAGCTTTTCAAAAAG gc
- the LOC133406163 gene encoding cytochrome b-c1 complex subunit 6, mitochondrial isoform X1, whose translation MVLGEEMITNVEPDDQEEEEEVEADLVDPLETMREKCVEIEHCVHTQARLEQCATRVNARSSTTEDCTEELFDFLHARDHCVAHKLFHSAK comes from the exons ATGGTCCTCGGGGAGGAAATGATCACGAACGTCGAACCAGACGAC caggaagaggaagaagaagtggAGGCAGACTTAGTG gatcCCCTGGAAACAATGCGAGAAAAGTGTGTTGAGATAGAGCACTGCGTCCACACTCAGGCACGTCTGGAGCAGTGTGCGACCAGAGTGAACGCTCGCTCCTCCACAACAGAAGACTGCACGGAGGAGCTTTTTGACTTCCTCCATGCTCGGGACCACTGC GTGGCGCACAAGCTCTTCCATTCAGCTAAATGA
- the LOC133406163 gene encoding cytochrome b-c1 complex subunit 6, mitochondrial isoform X2: MVLGEEMITNVEPDDEEEEEVEADLVDPLETMREKCVEIEHCVHTQARLEQCATRVNARSSTTEDCTEELFDFLHARDHCVAHKLFHSAK, translated from the exons ATGGTCCTCGGGGAGGAAATGATCACGAACGTCGAACCAGACGAC gaagaggaagaagaagtggAGGCAGACTTAGTG gatcCCCTGGAAACAATGCGAGAAAAGTGTGTTGAGATAGAGCACTGCGTCCACACTCAGGCACGTCTGGAGCAGTGTGCGACCAGAGTGAACGCTCGCTCCTCCACAACAGAAGACTGCACGGAGGAGCTTTTTGACTTCCTCCATGCTCGGGACCACTGC GTGGCGCACAAGCTCTTCCATTCAGCTAAATGA